Proteins encoded together in one Coregonus clupeaformis isolate EN_2021a chromosome 30, ASM2061545v1, whole genome shotgun sequence window:
- the LOC121545372 gene encoding cytosolic sulfotransferase 2-like, with product MELPPRPKLFDFHGVSMTNYFTDNWDNVQNFQARPDDILIATYPKAGTTWVSYILDLLYFGQTAPERQTPIFEKVPFLELLIPLYPPGVEVLDNLTTSPRLIKTHLPVQLLPKSFWEQNCRIVYVARNAKDNAVSYFHFDRMNQAQPEPGDWNNFLQRFMDGKMVFGSWYDHVTGWWEKKQTHSKILYLFYEDMVEDTGRELDRLCSFLGLSTSAEEKERVRGGVQFDNMKKNSMANYSTDPVMDFKISPFMRKGKVGDWKNHFTVAQSEQFDEDYKKKMKNTQLRFRATI from the exons ATGGAGCTGCCACCTCGACCAAAACTCTTTGACTTCCATGGAGTCTCCATGACCAACTACTTCACTGACAACTGGGACAATGTACAGAACTTCCAGGCCAGACCAGATGACATTCTCATTGCTACCTACCCCAAAGCAG GTACCACATGGGTCTCCTACATTCTAGACCTGCTGTATTTTGGCCAGACAGCCCCTGAGCGTCAGACACCCATCTTTGAGAAGGTTCCTTTTCTGGAGTTGCTCATTCCTCTTTACCCTCCAG GGGTGGAGGTGCTGGACAACTTAACCACCTCTCCTCGCCTCATCAAGACTCACCTCCCAGTCCAGTTGCTGCCCAAGTCCTTCTGGGAGCAGAACTGCAGG ATAGTGTATGTGGCCCGTAATGCCAAGGACAATGCAGTGTCTTATTTCCACTTTGACCGCATGAAccaggcccagccagagccaggagaCTGGAACAACTTCTTACAGAGATTCATGGATGGAAAGA TGGTGTTTGGTTCCTGGTATGACCATGTGACTGGCTGGTGGGAGAAGAAACAGACTCACTCCAAAATCCTCTACCTCTTCTATGAGGACATGGTTGAG GATACGGGGAGAGAGCTAGACAGGCTGTGCTCCTTCCTAGGTTTGTCTACTtcagcagaggagaaggagagggtgagaggaggagtgcagTTTGACAACATGAAGAAGAACAGCATGGCCAACTACTCCACTGACCCAGTCATGGACTTTAAGATATCCCCCTTTATGCGCaaag gaaAGGTTGGTGACTGGAAGAACCATTTCACTGTGGCCCAGAGTGAACAGTTTGATGAAGACTATAAGAAGAAGATGAAAAACACTCAACTTCGATTTCGCGCAACAATATAG
- the LOC121545369 gene encoding proline-rich transmembrane protein 3 has translation MATASLLLLTLTVLLSSLHPSTSQVIVSSSSSLPDPVITPSLKPSLPSSRPRGQSDVPVRVNNRDWPTERAGGGQAGSDLGQGGGEMGTPTTKTRTTDQSQPLSPSQKLKSGSTQSQSTSVEAWTGTMVTAEPSGVSSAKIPTALPPTKSSGAEPLTSGGRTSDGPIIPEDLDDWPATGSGSELVPTVVVKEESLVALTTPDEMPQFRPQAQTEFSGGPSSKMAEAQTTPTVSLTVQPRLSGLTTSNRIVSTQSSDIRVTAVPVVTQPTFIGGVVTGNMTDNATTPTDGPIAGQTPTVTSPSLRPITPGSINEQPKSVAPQGTIPSSTNQQPSTTTQGATTTTTTNKTATKAEPRSTSSSTTNQPKKATEPERTTTSTTKQSTKTGTTPLLITPTLQIFQGRYVPKNDSRPAQRNHSIPMGRPHLPPSSTPATPSPPPSSFPSPNGTSLLWDDLSRTLAFAWELHVYGSAGLFLLLLAGAALGLALSPSMHCPHRGALTLANALLLIVGAARAALFMIDPYGTRKILPRPAVTALYNLALPLLVWAQAALALLAMKGTGVSLLPSALERPPLVAVLAVLQCTLLLAADLLSPALSPAVPVTLQSLSLCWGLALCLGYLCYVFPRLRHPTAQPPVPEEGRAVKAWPGGRRTGLVLGRVLAVCALLGVLCCGLHVHATLWLYGLLGDWRRFCWGWWLVHFWARLLELAWAFSLLLLGSWVFWRPRGARGRGDGVAGEGRLGGDLPSPGQSSGSTHKHTCWAKIVQSLTGKPCGKSESNGVGGSVGGGGGAGELPNNWAGQERSGADISKSLIRNQNREAPPSQPRCVKDSNRGRNQRGMSAERGMSDGSTGSLLRLQPLGQPLQHSLSGSVEQEKESGVSLYDFDLRPPSPIDLGRSIDEALHREHLLHGGSLFQPLCAPSPTPSPGSAVSQGGPWLRRNSDPQISDSSEDRSARTESSVPLGGSVLSSVPSRQVTAPPTPSHQGHRWAGDGGGSVPSSVSCPVSLRPSRTSTVHLLRDDGGDDTRPFLTPDSETQSGRAGREGAGGKSYLEVSRQDDSASVSSEIIDL, from the exons ATGGCCACtgcatccctcctcctcctcaccctcaccgtcctcctctcctctctccatccctctaccagCCAGGTGATCGtcagctcctcctcctctcttccagaCCCTGTCATCACTCCATCCCTCAAACCCAGCCTGCCTTCCTCTCGTCCCAGAGGACAGAGTGATGTGCCAGTCAGAGTAAACAACAGGGATTGGCCCACAGAGAGAGCAGGTGGGGGGCAGGCGGGCTCTGACCTGGGGCAGGGTGGGGGGGAAATGGGCACTCCCACAACAAAGACTAGAACTACAGACCAAAGTCAACCCCTTTCCCCCTCTCAGAAACTCAAAAGTGGATCGACCCAAAGCCAGTCTACTTCTGTTGAGGCTTGGACAGGTACTATGGTAACCGCAGAGCCAAGTGGAGTTTCATCTGCAAAGATACCAACGGCGCTCCCACCCACCAAATCCTCAGGTGCTGAGCCATTGACATCAGGGGGCAGGACTTCTGATGGACCAATCATACCTGAGGATTTGGATGACTGGCCGGCAACTGGATCAGGAAGTGAACTTGTCCCTACAGTGGTTGTGAAGGAGGAGTCACTGGTTGCCTTGACTACACCAGATGAGATGCCGCAATTCCGGCCACAGGCTCAGACGGAGTTCAGCGGAGGTCCGTCTTCCAAGATGGCAGAAGCTCAGACTACCCCGACGGTCAGCCTCACTGTACAACCCCGCCTCTCTGGGCTGACAACATCCAATAGGATCGTCTCCACACAGTCATCTGACATTAGAGTGACAGCCGTACCTGTGGTGACACAGCCAACCTTCATTGGAGGAGTAGTTACAG GTAATATGACAGATAACGCCACTACGCCAACAGACGGACCAATAGCAGGACAGACCCCCACTGTGACATCACCGTCACTCAGACCCATCACCCCTGGCTCCATCAATGAACAGCCAAAATCTGTAGCGCCTCAAGGAACCATCCCCAGCTCAACCAATCAACAGCCAAGTACCACAACACAAGGAGCGACCACCACAACTACAACCAATAAGACAGCAAcaaaagcagaacccagaagtaCTTCCTCAAGCACAACCAATCAACCAAAAAAGGCAACTGAACCAGAAAGAACTACAACAAGTACCACCAAACAGTCGACcaagacag GGACGACCCCTCTCCTCATCACCCCTACTCTACAGATTTTCCAAGGGCGGTATGTCCCCAAAAATGACAGCCGCCCAGCACAGAGGAACCACTCCATCCCCATGGGCCGCCCTCACCTCCCCCCATCCTCCACTCCCGccactccctccccccctcccagctccttcccctcccccaacGGAACCTCTCTGCTGTGGGATGACCTGAGCAGGACGCTGGCCTTCGCCTGGGAGCTCCATGTCTACGGCTCGGCTGgcctcttcctgctcctcctgGCTGGAGCCGCCCTGGGCCTGGCCCTATCCCCCAGCATGCACTGCCCTCACCGCGGTGCCCTGACCCTGGCCAACGCCCTCCTCCTCATTGTGGGCGCAGCGAGGGCAGCACTGTTCATGATTGACCCCTACGGAACAAGGAAGATTCTTCCCCGGCCTGCAGTGACTGCTCTCTATAACCTCGCTCTGCCATTACTGGTGTGGGCGCAGGCTGCCCTGGCTCTGCTGGCCATGAAGGGGACAGGAGTGAGTCTGTTGCCCTCTGCTCTGGAGCGCCCTCCTCTGGTAGCTGTGTTGGCTGTGTTACAGTGCACCCTGCTTCTGGCTGCTGACCTGCtctccccagccctgtccccagccgTGCCTGTCACCCTGCAGTCCCTGTCTCTCTGCTGGGGCCTGGCTCTCTGTCTGGGCTACCTGTGCTACGTCTTCCCCCGCCTCCGCCACCCCACTGCCCAGCCACCTGTCccagaggaggggagggcagTTAAAGCCTGGCCGGGGGGTAGGAGGACAGGGTTGGTGCTGGGTCGTGTGCTGGCAGTGTGTGCCCTCCTGGGGGTGCTGTGCTGTGGGCTCCACGTCCACGCCACCCTGTGGCTGTACGGGTTGTTGGGGGACTGGAGGCGCTTCTGCTGGGGCTGGTGGCTGGTGCACTTCTGGGCCCGGCTGTTGGAGCTGGCCTGGGCCTTTTCTCTTCTCCTATTGGGATCCTGGGTGTTCTGGAGGCCCCGGGGGGCCCGAGGCAGAGGAGATGGGGTAGCAGGGGAGGGCAGGCTGGGAGGAGATCTCCCCTCCCCTGGACAGTCCTCTGGgtcgacacacaaacacacctgctGGGCCAAGATAGTCCAGAGCCTGACAGGGAAGCCCTGTGGGAAGTCAGAGAGTAACGGAGTGGGAGgatcagtaggaggaggaggaggggcgggGGAGCTGCCTAATAACTGGGCGGGGCAGGAACGCTCAGGGGCAGACATCAGCAAGAGCCTAATCAGAAACCAGAACCGTGAGGCTCCACCCTCACAGCCACGCTGTGTCAAGGACAGCAACCGTGGCCGCAACCAGAGGGGCATGTCTGCAGAAAGGGGTATGTCTGACGGGTCCACAGGGTCACTGCTGCGGCTGCAGCCGTTAGGCCAGCCCCTACAGCACTCGCTGAGCGGCAGCGTGGAGCAGGAGAAAGAGTCAGGGGTGTCTCTGTATGATTTTGACCTGCGACCCCCCTCCCCCATCGACCTGGGCCGCAGCATCGATGAGGCCCTGCACCGTGAGCACCTCCTCCATGGGGGCAGTTTGTTCCAGCCCCTGTGCGCCCCCTCACCCACTCCTTCCCCGGGTTCAGCTGTCAGCCAGGGGGGGCCCTGGCTCCGCAGGAACAGCGACCCCCAGATCTCTGACAGCAGCGAGGACCGCTCAGCCCGTACAGAGTCCTCCGTGCCACTGGGGGGCAGTGTGCTCAGCAGTGTTCCCAGCAGGCAGGTCACTGCTCCTCCCACGCCCTCTCACCAGGGGCATCGCTGGGCCGGGGATGGGGGGGGCAGTGTCCCCTCCTCAGTGTCCTGTCCCGTTTCCCTTCGGCCCTCCAGAACCTCCACGGTACATCTCCTGCGGGATGATGGGGGAGACGACACGAGGCCGTTCCTCACCCCAGACTCTGAGACACAGAGTGGgagggcaggcagggagggagcaggagggaAGAGCTACCTGGAGGTCAGCAGGCAGGATGACTCAGCCAGCGTCAGCAGTGAGATTATTGACCTCTGA